ATTGAGGTCGAGTATCAGTTGCCCGCGACTGCGTTCGTGCGCGCTGCCCTGCATGACGCGGTCGGGAGGCAGGTTGGCGTGCTCGATGCCGGTAGGCAGCAGCCCGGCACGCACCGGATGAGCTGGAATCAGGACCGCGGAGGTGGAAAGCTCGCCTCCGGGGCCTACTTCGTACTCCTTGACATGGGTACGGAGAAAGCTACGCTCAAGGCGGTGATTCGGTAGATCCGCATTCCGGAGGGGCGGGTTCACCGCCCCTCCGATCTTGCGGAATCAATGATGAGGAGGAACGAATGAGTGCCACTCTGCTTCTCTTGTTCTCTGTCATTACGTCACGTGGCTTCGGGCCGGAAGTGCGCATCGACCACCAGTACCTGCCCAACCACGGTTGCCACAGGTGCGCGATAGCCATTGGCCCGGGCGTGCCTTCGAGGCAGCCGCTCTACGTCGCTTTCCAGGACGATTCAACGCGGGGACCCACCATTATTCGCAGCGACATCATGTTCCAGAAGTCCACCGATGCTGGCAGGACCTGGCTGCCCGAGGACGTGCTGATTCGGCGGGGAGAACGCCACGCCATGAGCCCTGACATCACGACCGACTTGGACGGCAATGTCTATATCGTGTTCGAAGACTTGATTAACGACCCTGACGGTGTGTCCGACCGT
The window above is part of the candidate division WOR-3 bacterium genome. Proteins encoded here:
- a CDS encoding exo-alpha-sialidase, which gives rise to MSATLLLLFSVITSRGFGPEVRIDHQYLPNHGCHRCAIAIGPGVPSRQPLYVAFQDDSTRGPTIIRSDIMFQKSTDAGRTWLPEDVLIRRGERHAMSPDITTDLDGNVYIVFEDLINDPDGVSDRHLLCTRSSDGGTTWSAPVWIDDESVRYVGMTSIAAGSGGDLFCAWTDWRTGYSHIWSSVSTDRGV